The following proteins come from a genomic window of Takifugu rubripes chromosome 11, fTakRub1.2, whole genome shotgun sequence:
- the clns1a gene encoding methylosome subunit pICln yields MGLLKNLVPPTEGVRHEQPETTVEVDGQKLGSGTLFVAEAHLSWFDGSGMGFSLEYPTIGLHAISRDTSAYPQEHLYVMVNGKLSDENEAEMTEKAAGDEADSGNSDDDGDDDDDDGVITEVRFVPSDKAALESMFSAMCECQALHPDPEDEDSDNDFEGEEYDLEGAEAEHGHGDVPTFYTCEEGLSALTQEGQATLDRLEGMLAQSAQPFHMAGVRTEENKAEFEDGMEVDAASMEPGQFEDADVEH; encoded by the exons ATGGGGCTCCTGAAAAACCTCGTTCCTCCCACCGAGGGAGTGCGACACGAACAGCCCGAGACTACGGTGGAGGTGGACGGCCAGAAGCTGGGCAGCGGCACGCTGTTCGTAGCTGAAGC GCATTTGTCGTGGTTCGATGGCTCAGGAATGGGTTTCTCGCTGGAGTATCCCACCATCGGCCTGCACGCCATCTCCAGAGACACCAGCGCTTACCCACAGGAACACCTGTATGTCATGGTCAATGGAAAACTCTCAG ATGAGAATGAGGCAGAGATGACGGAAAAAGCAGCCGGGGATGAAGCTGACAGCGGTAACAGCGACGATGACggcgatgacgatgatgatgacggggTGATCACAGAGGTTCGATTTGTGCCGAGCGACAAGGCGGCAC tggAGTCCATGTTCTCAGCCATGTGCGAGTGCCAGGCCCTTCACCCAGACCCGGAGGATGAAGACTCCGACAATGACTTTGAAGGAGAGGAGTACGACTTGGAGGGGGCCG AGGCAG AACACGGCCACGGTGACGTACCGACGTTCTACACCTGTGAGGAGGGTCTATCGGCTCTGACGCAGGAGGGCCAGGCCACGCTGGATAGGCTGGAGGGGATGCTGGCGCAGTCGGCGCAGCCCTTTCACATGGCCGGTGTCCGAACGGAAGAAAACAAAGCTGAGTTTGAAG ATGGAATGGAGGTCGACGCAGCATCAATGGAACCAGGACAGTTCGAGGATGCAGATGTGGAACACTG A